The following proteins come from a genomic window of Methanoculleus caldifontis:
- a CDS encoding hydrogenase large subunit, whose amino-acid sequence MKKTVDVSIPLGPMHPCWKEPVRIKCETAGERVIRTEVELGYMKKGIERIMRGRPWQEVMFLAERVCGICSVVHNMVFIEAMEKISDIAVPPRAAYLRVVVNELDRIASHILANFSYCYTIEHETLAMYLLNTRETVLDNLERITGSRINTAYMIPGGVRFDLLPEDATALLADLNKVEDEMRRYTRIFETGPLIALRSKGIGYMSREEAIRAHTVGPTARASGVEDCDLRLRHPTYRDLGFTQITRTEGDNFARVMIRFQEVFQSIDLIRKCVENLPEGPIRGGGLCKAGETSYAGEAPRGELTYTIRTDEYGRVLDITIRTPSVMNIEACAHAMITDATSIADVTSTFISSDPCIACNER is encoded by the coding sequence ATGAAGAAGACCGTCGACGTATCCATCCCCCTCGGCCCGATGCACCCCTGCTGGAAGGAGCCCGTCCGCATCAAGTGCGAGACGGCGGGCGAGCGGGTGATCCGGACCGAGGTCGAGCTCGGGTACATGAAGAAAGGGATCGAGCGGATCATGCGGGGCCGGCCCTGGCAGGAGGTGATGTTCCTCGCCGAGCGTGTCTGCGGCATCTGCTCGGTCGTCCACAACATGGTCTTCATCGAGGCGATGGAGAAGATCAGCGATATCGCGGTCCCGCCGCGGGCGGCATACCTCCGGGTCGTCGTGAACGAGCTCGACCGGATAGCAAGCCACATCCTCGCGAACTTCTCCTACTGCTACACGATCGAGCACGAGACGCTCGCGATGTACCTCCTCAATACCCGCGAGACCGTGCTTGACAACCTCGAGCGGATCACGGGCTCACGGATCAATACCGCCTACATGATCCCGGGCGGGGTCCGGTTCGACCTCCTGCCGGAGGACGCTACGGCCCTGCTTGCGGACCTCAATAAGGTCGAGGACGAGATGCGGCGGTATACCCGGATATTCGAGACGGGGCCCCTGATCGCTCTCCGGAGCAAAGGGATCGGGTACATGAGCCGGGAAGAGGCGATACGCGCCCACACCGTCGGCCCCACGGCCCGGGCAAGCGGCGTCGAGGATTGCGACCTCCGTCTCCGCCACCCGACCTACCGGGACCTCGGCTTCACCCAGATCACCCGGACGGAGGGCGACAACTTTGCCCGGGTGATGATACGGTTCCAGGAGGTCTTCCAGAGCATCGACCTGATCCGGAAGTGCGTGGAGAACCTCCCGGAAGGTCCTATCCGGGGCGGCGGCCTCTGCAAGGCGGGGGAGACCTCGTATGCCGGCGAAGCCCCCCGCGGGGAGCTGACCTACACCATCAGGACCGACGAATACGGCAGGGTGCTCGATATCACGATACGGACGCCCTCGGTCATGAACATCGAGGCCTGCGCCCACGCGATGATCACCGACGCGACGTCGATAGCGGACGTGACCTCGACGTTCATCAGCAGCGATCCCTGCATCGCGTGTAACGAGAGGTGA
- a CDS encoding NADH-quinone oxidoreductase subunit B family protein — MRNILQEIKNAVRSRSIHVSYVDVGSCNGCDIEVLACLAPRYDIEQYGIYVHNNPREADVLLVIGSVTPQWVDKLRDIWEKIPEPKVAVAIGNCPISGCVYARKGSLTTPPVENYIPIAASVPGCPPRPTEILSAILSVAPLIFKDYEEKKQ, encoded by the coding sequence ATGAGGAATATCCTCCAGGAGATCAAGAACGCCGTGCGTTCGCGGTCGATCCACGTCAGTTACGTCGACGTCGGGTCGTGCAACGGCTGCGACATCGAGGTGCTCGCCTGCCTTGCGCCGCGCTACGACATCGAGCAGTACGGCATCTACGTCCATAACAACCCCCGGGAGGCCGACGTCCTCCTGGTGATCGGTTCCGTCACCCCGCAGTGGGTCGACAAGCTCCGCGATATCTGGGAGAAGATCCCGGAGCCGAAGGTGGCCGTCGCCATCGGGAACTGCCCGATCTCGGGGTGCGTCTACGCCCGGAAGGGCAGCCTGACCACCCCCCCGGTCGAGAATTACATCCCCATCGCGGCAAGCGTGCCGGGCTGCCCGCCCCGCCCGACCGAGATCCTCTCCGCCATCCTCTCGGTCGCGCCGCTGATATTCAAGGACTACGAGGAGAAGAAGCAATGA
- a CDS encoding DUF1959 family protein, translating to MKYLYEKDLRQMKYTILTSTRHDETVRAIARRLEMPDAKLRMILIRRLDMSLLENLESRWQMGREHADQNDQVAQELGCELFTRFIPLVDPDVMRSICDETGRMIGDGSSRDEALAKGRARIREAALA from the coding sequence ATGAAGTATCTCTATGAAAAGGACCTTCGCCAGATGAAGTACACCATACTGACGAGCACCCGGCACGACGAGACCGTCCGGGCGATCGCCCGACGCCTCGAGATGCCCGATGCGAAACTCCGGATGATCCTGATCCGCCGGCTCGACATGTCCCTGCTCGAGAACCTCGAATCCCGGTGGCAGATGGGGCGGGAGCATGCGGACCAGAACGATCAGGTGGCACAAGAACTCGGCTGCGAGCTCTTCACCCGGTTCATACCCCTCGTGGACCCGGACGTGATGCGGTCGATATGCGATGAGACTGGAAGAATGATAGGAGACGGTTCGTCGAGAGACGAGGCGCTCGCGAAGGGTAGAGCGCGTATCCGGGAGGCGGCCCTCGCATGA
- a CDS encoding respiratory chain complex I subunit 1 family protein gives MIEYLLFATFVGLLFHGIHRKVIARVQGRPGPPVWQEILHTLKFSFKQTWIPKTASQTLFVAVVFVAIGIWSGALVILLSGGSLLLLFGIYLLHKIVEHGMGLSSGSPYGKFGAIRSVISAASELPLLATVGVIYFFTGSLSIADIAAYQQVHGPLLILAFPAAAAMYLVILSKMHYGPFSIIEAKEIVSGNMTEHFGVWRAGLEVGFALKTYVLLYAFVLLFIGSLPLALTLLLMLLVLVSLSFVCAVTPMLSPYDTVTIQSLVTGALVVYIVILAVVM, from the coding sequence ATGATCGAATACCTGCTCTTTGCCACCTTCGTCGGCCTGCTCTTCCACGGCATCCACCGGAAAGTCATCGCGAGAGTCCAGGGACGGCCCGGGCCGCCGGTCTGGCAGGAGATCCTGCATACCCTGAAGTTCTCCTTCAAGCAGACCTGGATCCCGAAGACGGCCAGCCAGACGCTCTTCGTCGCGGTCGTCTTCGTCGCGATCGGCATCTGGAGCGGAGCGCTCGTCATCCTCCTCTCGGGGGGGAGCCTCCTCCTCCTCTTCGGGATCTACCTCCTCCACAAGATCGTGGAGCACGGGATGGGGCTCTCGTCGGGCTCCCCCTACGGGAAGTTCGGGGCCATCCGGTCGGTCATATCGGCGGCGTCGGAGCTGCCGCTCCTCGCCACCGTCGGCGTGATCTACTTCTTCACGGGATCGCTCTCGATCGCGGATATCGCGGCATACCAGCAGGTGCACGGCCCGCTCCTGATCCTCGCGTTCCCTGCGGCCGCGGCGATGTACCTTGTGATCCTCTCCAAGATGCACTACGGGCCGTTCTCGATCATCGAGGCCAAGGAGATCGTGAGCGGGAACATGACCGAGCACTTCGGGGTCTGGCGCGCCGGGCTCGAGGTGGGGTTCGCCCTCAAGACCTACGTCCTCCTCTACGCGTTCGTCCTCCTCTTCATCGGCTCGCTCCCGCTTGCTCTGACGCTGCTCCTGATGCTGCTCGTCTTAGTCTCGCTCTCGTTCGTCTGCGCGGTCACGCCCATGCTCTCCCCCTACGACACCGTGACGATCCAGAGCCTGGTGACGGGCGCGCTCGTCGTCTACATCGTCATCCTGGCGGTGGTCATGTGA
- a CDS encoding EhaG family protein has protein sequence MEIAYPVGLIVVAAAIIIGFAAIVREKDDLHRILLTDLAEILALVLIALVATDLAEALILPGLVVGISELMAVSEVYIAKEGLRAPPAEPAFRIEVMESAPGILALILVAYGIVLSGFTGGAIAAVGAVFYFMCRGHVEQFELIETVSGYAWAIWIGAFFIFMLLPAYWFFAVMMAGGAILIKVMAKMSLVGTMRRGGPDV, from the coding sequence ATGGAGATCGCCTACCCCGTCGGCCTCATCGTGGTCGCGGCAGCGATCATCATCGGGTTTGCGGCCATCGTCCGCGAGAAGGACGACCTGCACCGGATCCTCCTCACCGACCTCGCGGAGATCCTCGCGCTCGTTTTGATCGCGCTCGTCGCGACCGACCTCGCGGAGGCGCTCATCCTGCCGGGGCTCGTCGTCGGGATCTCGGAACTGATGGCGGTCTCGGAGGTCTACATCGCGAAAGAAGGCCTCCGGGCACCGCCGGCGGAGCCTGCGTTCAGGATCGAGGTGATGGAGAGCGCGCCCGGTATCCTCGCCCTGATCCTCGTCGCTTACGGCATCGTCCTCTCCGGGTTCACCGGCGGAGCGATCGCCGCGGTCGGTGCGGTCTTCTACTTCATGTGCCGGGGGCACGTCGAGCAGTTCGAGCTGATCGAGACCGTGAGCGGCTACGCGTGGGCGATCTGGATAGGAGCGTTCTTCATCTTCATGCTCCTCCCCGCGTACTGGTTCTTCGCGGTGATGATGGCGGGAGGAGCGATCCTCATCAAGGTGATGGCAAAGATGTCCCTTGTCGGGACGATGCGGCGGGGTGGTCCGGATGTTTAA
- a CDS encoding DUF2106 family protein, protein MTPNRSIITRISATISRVENLTGLYALLTIVVVVLGLASLPFIAYHDDQLYPKVLDPASTLHPYDRGGVPFETTVVKAQYPENSPYAGYVTAYLTPFSQWLADTTHHLGTTIVAHPGGIIDEILYNTRGFDTVVETSILFVAFAIASYLFRRDE, encoded by the coding sequence ATGACGCCGAACCGGTCGATCATCACCCGGATATCGGCGACGATCTCGCGGGTCGAGAACCTCACCGGTCTCTACGCGCTCCTCACGATCGTCGTCGTCGTCCTCGGCCTCGCCAGCCTCCCGTTCATCGCCTACCACGACGACCAGCTCTACCCGAAGGTTCTCGACCCGGCAAGCACCCTCCACCCCTACGACCGGGGCGGCGTGCCGTTCGAGACCACCGTGGTGAAGGCCCAGTACCCGGAGAACTCGCCCTACGCCGGCTACGTGACCGCCTACTTAACCCCGTTCAGCCAGTGGCTCGCCGATACCACCCACCACCTGGGGACGACGATCGTCGCGCACCCGGGCGGGATCATCGACGAGATCCTCTACAACACCCGGGGCTTTGACACCGTCGTCGAGACGAGCATCCTCTTTGTCGCGTTTGCGATCGCGAGTTACCTCTTCCGGAGGGATGAGTGA
- a CDS encoding DUF2107 family protein — MTPEFVLGCIILIIGAIAAGFPREKTYLARLIHLEIPAFGLLLIMLAYDEMLALMTFVGVTAISTFVLVRAIERKEAAR; from the coding sequence ATGACGCCTGAGTTCGTCCTCGGCTGCATCATCCTCATCATCGGGGCGATCGCCGCCGGGTTTCCGCGCGAGAAGACCTACCTCGCGAGGCTGATCCACCTTGAGATCCCCGCGTTCGGGCTCCTTCTCATCATGCTCGCTTACGACGAGATGCTCGCCCTGATGACGTTCGTCGGCGTCACGGCGATATCGACCTTCGTCCTCGTGCGGGCCATCGAACGCAAGGAGGCAGCACGATGA
- a CDS encoding EhaD family protein — MDEILVVLFAAVALIGAAGTYFQRDRFNKLIAVGITFGGIVPFIVARGYLDVAIVVSLIVPITTIIILLLCRRRDAHDA; from the coding sequence GTGGATGAGATCCTCGTCGTCCTCTTTGCGGCCGTGGCCCTCATCGGCGCGGCGGGCACCTACTTCCAGCGGGACCGGTTCAACAAACTGATCGCCGTCGGGATCACCTTCGGCGGCATCGTGCCGTTCATCGTCGCCCGCGGCTACCTGGACGTCGCCATCGTCGTCAGCCTGATCGTCCCGATCACGACGATCATCATACTGCTGCTCTGCAGGAGGAGGGACGCCCATGACGCCTGA
- a CDS encoding DUF2109 family protein, whose product MIALYLVAVIAVFAAIRATLEKNTGRKLPYVNVMNFAVAGALVLLLDHPLALAAAAAYFVGSTLEANAIASTYAGGERRG is encoded by the coding sequence GTGATCGCGCTCTACCTCGTCGCCGTTATTGCGGTCTTTGCGGCCATTCGGGCCACACTTGAGAAGAACACCGGCCGGAAACTCCCCTACGTGAACGTCATGAACTTCGCCGTCGCAGGCGCCCTCGTCCTGCTGCTCGACCACCCGCTCGCACTCGCCGCCGCGGCGGCCTACTTCGTCGGTTCGACGCTCGAGGCGAACGCGATCGCGAGCACCTACGCGGGGGGTGAGCGGCGTGGATGA
- a CDS encoding PAS domain-containing sensor histidine kinase, with product MPALPGTRKRSDPAREDEGARDLSASVEELQAEIAALRRENAELRLADSERKQVKEALQQSEARFRAAQELSPDGFTILRPVRDTAGNVVDFTWVYENDAVARMNGTDPKAVVGKSLLALFPGHQGSKFFEMYVRTAVTGEMSIFEEVYRGETITNSTWFRIVVVRIDGDIAILAQDVTDRKRAEEAQLESERKYRQLFESMGEGFVLHEMVYDDEGRPVDYLVLDVNPAYEKITGLRREDVVGKGITELIPVIEPAWFEQYDGVVRFGRAMRFEDYNAGFDRWYSIYAFPTPGENQFAVIFTDITERKRAEEALRRHAEDLARLQSELEASNREANLYLDILTHDIGNTENVSNLYAELLADTLEGEAAGYMENLQRSIRKSIEILSTVSTIRRIHQTSSELMPIDLDAVVQGVLEDYPGSTICYNGAHHQVRADNLLSVIFNNLIGNAVKHGGPDTEIAVRVEEEDGSVRVSIEDTGPGVPDDEKHEIFHRYEKKKRGVGEGLGLYLVQILVERYGGRVWAEDRVPGYPEHGAAFRFTLRKVA from the coding sequence ATGCCAGCGCTCCCAGGAACCAGAAAGAGATCCGATCCCGCCAGAGAGGACGAAGGGGCACGGGATCTCTCCGCCAGCGTCGAAGAGCTTCAAGCGGAGATTGCTGCACTCCGGCGGGAGAATGCGGAACTGAGACTGGCTGATAGTGAACGTAAGCAGGTAAAAGAGGCCCTCCAGCAGAGTGAGGCACGATTCCGTGCAGCACAGGAACTCTCCCCGGATGGGTTTACCATCCTCCGGCCGGTGCGAGACACAGCCGGAAACGTTGTGGACTTCACCTGGGTGTACGAGAACGATGCCGTCGCCCGCATGAATGGGACCGATCCCAAAGCAGTCGTCGGTAAAAGCCTCCTTGCGCTCTTCCCCGGCCACCAGGGCTCGAAGTTCTTCGAGATGTATGTACGTACGGCGGTGACCGGGGAGATGAGTATCTTTGAAGAGGTGTATCGGGGAGAGACGATCACGAACTCCACGTGGTTCCGGATCGTGGTCGTGAGGATCGATGGGGATATCGCCATCCTTGCGCAGGACGTCACCGATCGCAAGCGGGCCGAGGAGGCGCAGCTGGAGAGCGAGAGGAAGTACCGACAGCTCTTCGAGTCGATGGGCGAAGGGTTCGTGCTCCATGAGATGGTCTATGATGATGAGGGACGGCCGGTCGATTATCTCGTCCTCGACGTCAACCCTGCATATGAGAAGATCACAGGTCTCCGGCGTGAGGATGTCGTAGGAAAAGGCATCACCGAGCTCATCCCCGTTATCGAGCCGGCCTGGTTTGAACAGTACGACGGAGTCGTACGTTTCGGCAGAGCGATGCGGTTTGAGGACTACAACGCGGGATTTGATCGGTGGTACAGCATCTATGCATTCCCGACGCCAGGGGAGAACCAGTTCGCCGTGATCTTTACCGACATCACCGAGCGCAAGCGGGCGGAAGAAGCGCTCCGGCGGCACGCCGAAGACCTGGCCCGACTCCAGAGCGAACTGGAGGCCTCAAACAGGGAGGCGAACCTCTACCTTGACATCCTCACCCACGACATCGGCAACACCGAGAACGTCTCGAACCTCTACGCCGAACTGCTCGCCGACACGCTGGAGGGAGAGGCTGCCGGATACATGGAGAACCTCCAGCGGAGTATCAGGAAGAGTATCGAGATTTTGAGTACCGTCTCCACCATCCGCCGGATACATCAGACCTCGTCCGAGCTCATGCCGATCGATCTCGACGCAGTGGTTCAGGGGGTGCTTGAGGACTATCCGGGCAGCACCATCTGCTACAACGGGGCTCACCATCAGGTCCGGGCGGATAATCTCCTCTCCGTGATCTTCAACAACCTGATCGGCAACGCCGTGAAGCACGGCGGTCCCGACACCGAGATCGCCGTCCGGGTCGAGGAGGAGGACGGATCTGTCCGGGTTTCAATCGAGGATACCGGACCGGGTGTGCCGGACGATGAGAAGCACGAGATCTTCCACCGGTACGAGAAGAAGAAGCGAGGCGTCGGCGAGGGGCTCGGCCTGTACCTCGTGCAGATCCTGGTCGAGCGCTACGGCGGGAGGGTCTGGGCCGAGGACCGGGTGCCGGGTTATCCCGAACACGGGGCGGCGTTCCGGTTTACGCTCAGAAAAGTTGCGTAA
- a CDS encoding DUF7557 family protein: MPVEATIKVAPEVKGRLDKLKKYPRETYNDVIDRLTRDALKEAAEELTDEDIRDIEEAVADIKAGRVYTTRELMRELGID; encoded by the coding sequence ATGCCGGTGGAAGCAACGATCAAGGTGGCCCCGGAAGTGAAGGGGAGACTGGATAAGCTGAAGAAATACCCCCGGGAAACCTACAATGACGTGATCGACCGCCTCACCAGGGACGCCCTGAAGGAAGCTGCCGAAGAACTGACGGATGAAGATATCCGCGATATCGAGGAGGCAGTTGCGGATATCAAGGCCGGAAGGGTCTACACGACGAGAGAACTGATGAGGGAACTCGGGATTGATTGA
- a CDS encoding type II toxin-antitoxin system RelE family toxin yields MPYTVIWTEKALKNLKQLPRETAARIIAAVERTRDDPQDHLQQLQGSPFFKLRVGKYRVIVDLRRKTMIIYVIKVGKRGNVYNNA; encoded by the coding sequence ATGCCCTACACGGTGATCTGGACAGAAAAAGCCCTTAAAAACCTGAAACAACTCCCTCGGGAGACCGCTGCGAGGATTATCGCAGCCGTCGAGAGAACCCGCGACGACCCCCAGGACCACCTGCAACAGCTGCAGGGGTCCCCGTTTTTCAAGTTACGGGTGGGAAAATATCGTGTCATCGTGGATTTGAGAAGGAAAACGATGATCATATACGTCATCAAGGTCGGGAAGCGAGGGAATGTCTACAACAATGCATGA
- a CDS encoding coenzyme F420-0:L-glutamate ligase, whose translation MLRSPATLITTGVDYLTMTIQVMGIHGLPIIHAGDDLAALICERTAFEDGDILCIASSVSAKANGQTRNLTEIEPTERAKAIAATAGEDPRFIQVILDASVDVLLESPFILAAVPCGHIGVRAGVDRSNVEDDTATLLPPDPMAAAAGIREDIQRIAARSVAVILTDTCGRAFRRGQTGHAVGWSGVPAIRDFRGDTDLFGHPLTITEEAVVDEVAGFANIVMGESNNGVPAVVVRGLPAWQGHDRLYFRPEEDVMRQALRTFRQNPESAP comes from the coding sequence GTGCTACGGTCCCCGGCGACCCTTATCACCACCGGCGTCGACTACCTGACGATGACAATCCAGGTCATGGGTATTCACGGCCTTCCGATCATCCACGCCGGCGACGATCTTGCCGCACTCATCTGTGAACGGACCGCGTTCGAGGACGGCGACATCCTCTGCATCGCCTCGTCGGTCTCGGCGAAAGCGAACGGACAGACCCGCAACCTCACGGAGATCGAGCCGACCGAACGGGCGAAAGCCATCGCGGCAACCGCCGGCGAGGATCCGCGGTTCATCCAGGTCATCCTCGACGCCTCCGTCGACGTGCTCCTCGAGAGCCCGTTCATCCTCGCGGCCGTCCCCTGCGGGCATATCGGCGTCCGGGCGGGCGTCGACCGGAGCAACGTGGAGGACGATACCGCCACGCTCCTGCCGCCCGATCCGATGGCCGCCGCCGCCGGGATCCGGGAGGATATCCAGAGGATCGCCGCCAGATCGGTCGCGGTCATCCTCACCGACACCTGCGGGCGGGCGTTCCGCCGGGGGCAGACCGGCCACGCCGTCGGCTGGAGCGGGGTGCCGGCGATCCGCGACTTCCGGGGCGATACGGACCTCTTCGGCCACCCCCTCACCATCACCGAGGAGGCGGTCGTCGACGAGGTTGCCGGGTTCGCGAACATCGTCATGGGGGAGAGCAACAACGGCGTCCCGGCCGTCGTCGTCCGGGGCCTTCCCGCCTGGCAGGGGCACGACCGGCTCTACTTCCGCCCTGAAGAGGACGTCATGCGGCAGGCGCTGCGAACGTTCCGGCAGAACCCGGAATCAGCCCCATAG
- a CDS encoding dynamin family protein: MTSHARHLPEILACEADRVQSFGPEYAPYADQLRELAGRLDSGRFHLAVLGQFKRGKSTLINALLGESLLPSSVIPLTAIPTLMTYGDRRSVRIRFQGNRDDEVVEGGTSQDLYRSLLHSVSEEFNPKNERGVLQVEVTHPSPILAEGVVLIDTPGIGSVHQHNTEMTLNFLAQCDAALFLVSADPPITEVEVEFLRTIRDAVTKVFFVLNKVDYLTDDEQKTALAFFETVLRERAGIQGSVTIFPVSAKRGLATATAEDAALWQSSGMAKVSDHLVGFLAGEKNAVLRDAVRRKARAVLGAVALRLDLSRRALEMPLDDLEDRMRTFEVKIREAELQRRHAADILEGDHRRIAISLEEEMRGLRERSLAHLMGVAEGALAGPAGPDEMAAQNAVAAAIPPFYEHELGETTTAVEREVTALLQTHQQRAADLIGSIRTVAADLFEIPYHAQENDRMLSMRQEPYWVSRKGWESTFSPVTNGLVDRALPRSMRARRIRARLEKQISYLVVRNTENLRWATIQNVDATFRQFGRELDADLAEAVDATEGAITAAYTKRREHASETADDLARLQQASGEVASAISSLEQE, encoded by the coding sequence ATGACCAGCCACGCCCGGCACCTGCCCGAAATCCTTGCCTGCGAAGCCGACCGTGTCCAATCGTTCGGTCCTGAGTATGCCCCCTACGCCGACCAGCTCCGGGAGCTGGCGGGCCGGCTCGACTCCGGCCGGTTCCACCTCGCCGTGCTCGGCCAGTTCAAGCGGGGCAAGAGCACCCTGATCAACGCGCTCCTCGGTGAGTCGCTCCTCCCGAGCTCGGTGATCCCGCTGACCGCCATCCCCACGCTGATGACCTACGGCGACCGGCGGAGCGTCCGTATCCGGTTCCAGGGCAACCGCGACGACGAGGTCGTCGAGGGCGGCACATCCCAGGACCTGTACCGCTCACTCCTCCACTCGGTCTCGGAGGAGTTCAACCCGAAGAACGAGCGGGGCGTGCTGCAGGTGGAGGTGACCCACCCTTCCCCGATCCTTGCTGAGGGTGTCGTCCTGATCGATACGCCCGGGATCGGGTCCGTCCACCAGCACAACACCGAGATGACCTTGAACTTCCTCGCACAATGCGATGCGGCGCTCTTCCTGGTCTCCGCCGACCCGCCGATCACCGAGGTCGAGGTGGAGTTCCTTCGGACGATCCGCGACGCGGTCACGAAGGTCTTCTTCGTCCTCAACAAGGTCGATTACCTCACCGATGACGAGCAAAAGACTGCGCTCGCGTTCTTCGAGACGGTGCTCCGCGAGCGGGCGGGTATCCAGGGATCGGTCACCATCTTCCCGGTCTCGGCGAAACGGGGGCTTGCCACTGCAACGGCCGAGGATGCCGCCCTCTGGCAGTCGAGCGGGATGGCGAAGGTCTCGGACCACCTGGTCGGGTTCCTCGCCGGCGAGAAGAACGCCGTGCTCCGCGATGCGGTCCGGAGGAAGGCCCGGGCCGTGCTGGGCGCCGTCGCGCTCCGGCTTGATCTCTCCCGGCGGGCGCTGGAGATGCCGCTTGACGACCTCGAAGACCGGATGCGGACGTTCGAGGTGAAGATCCGCGAGGCGGAACTCCAGCGGCGGCATGCCGCCGATATCCTGGAAGGCGATCACAGGAGGATAGCGATCTCGCTCGAAGAGGAGATGCGGGGGCTCCGGGAGCGATCGCTCGCGCACCTCATGGGGGTCGCGGAAGGCGCGCTCGCCGGCCCGGCGGGGCCGGACGAGATGGCGGCGCAGAACGCCGTGGCCGCCGCTATCCCGCCGTTCTACGAGCACGAACTCGGCGAAACGACCACGGCGGTCGAGCGGGAGGTGACCGCGCTCCTGCAGACCCACCAGCAGCGGGCCGCCGACCTCATCGGGTCCATCCGGACCGTCGCCGCGGACCTCTTCGAGATCCCCTACCACGCCCAGGAGAACGACCGGATGCTCTCGATGCGGCAGGAGCCGTACTGGGTCTCGCGGAAGGGCTGGGAGAGCACCTTCAGCCCGGTCACGAACGGTCTCGTCGACCGGGCGCTGCCGCGCTCGATGCGGGCGAGGCGGATCCGGGCACGGCTGGAGAAGCAGATCTCCTACCTTGTGGTCCGGAACACCGAGAATCTCCGGTGGGCGACGATCCAGAACGTCGACGCGACGTTCCGGCAGTTCGGCCGCGAACTGGATGCAGATCTCGCGGAGGCGGTCGACGCCACCGAAGGTGCCATAACCGCCGCATACACAAAGAGGAGAGAGCACGCGAGCGAGACGGCGGACGACCTCGCCCGGCTGCAGCAGGCATCGGGAGAGGTTGCGTCCGCCATATCGAGCCTTGAGCAGGAGTGA
- a CDS encoding coenzyme F420-0:L-glutamate ligase, with product MSSVDRWFSVSGLATGLIRPGDAIADLLIAAAPRPGGMCGGDCIVVAESAVATAEGRIVGLDGVKPTPAARDLAGRYTMDPRMVEIILQESDAVVGGMPGFLLCRAHGTLLPNAGVDASNAPPGCVVLLPADPEASAAGIRDAIRASAGVEVAVIVADSRPHPMRPGCAGIALGCAGLAAVRDGRAVADNIASAAELVMGEAGEGIPAAIVRWRGP from the coding sequence GTGAGCAGCGTGGACCGGTGGTTCTCCGTTTCCGGCCTCGCAACCGGCCTTATCCGGCCGGGGGATGCGATCGCCGACCTACTCATCGCGGCGGCGCCCCGGCCGGGCGGTATGTGCGGCGGAGACTGCATCGTCGTCGCCGAGTCGGCGGTGGCCACCGCCGAAGGCCGGATCGTCGGGCTCGACGGTGTTAAACCCACCCCGGCAGCCCGCGACCTCGCCGGCCGGTACACGATGGACCCGCGGATGGTCGAGATCATCCTGCAGGAGAGCGATGCCGTCGTCGGCGGCATGCCGGGTTTCCTCCTCTGCCGGGCTCACGGCACGCTTCTGCCCAACGCCGGCGTGGACGCGTCCAACGCCCCGCCGGGATGCGTGGTCCTCCTCCCCGCCGACCCGGAGGCGAGCGCCGCCGGGATCCGGGACGCCATCCGGGCATCCGCCGGGGTTGAGGTCGCCGTGATCGTCGCCGACAGCCGCCCTCACCCCATGCGCCCGGGCTGTGCCGGGATCGCTCTCGGCTGCGCAGGGCTCGCGGCGGTCAGGGACGGCCGGGCGGTGGCGGACAATATTGCATCCGCCGCAGAACTCGTCATGGGCGAGGCCGGCGAGGGTATCCCGGCGGCGATCGTCCGGTGGCGCGGACCATGA